The following nucleotide sequence is from Nitrospira sp..
GGCCAGCGGGCCCGCGGGGTTAGTCCCGCGTCATCCGCGCACACGGCGCCGACGGATCTCCGAGGAGGCGGTGCGGCTGATCGAGCACGCCCGCCGCGAGCTGCATTTTGGCGCGATGCGGACCCGGTTCTGGCTGGACCGGGTGCATCACATCCGTGTCGCGGCCGCGACAATCCGCCGAGTCTGCCGGGACCTCGGCTATCCGCCCATCCGGCGTACCGGCCCGCGACGCCCTCGCCAGCCGCTGCTCTTCAGTAAAGACCACCCGGGTGACTGTGTGCAGGTTGATGTCAAGGAAGTGAAAGTTGCGGGGAAGAAATGTTTTCAGTATACGGCCCTGGATGACTGTACACGCTATCGCGTCTTACGCCTCTATCCCCGCAAGTATCACGGCACCAGTCTCGAGTTTCTGGCCACCATCCGGCAGATGCTCCCGTTTCCCATTCGTAAGGTACAAGTTGATAACGGCACAGAATTCCCGCTTGCCTTTGCCCTGGCCGTGCAAGAAGCCGGTATCCGCCTGCGACATATCAAGCCTCGCCGGCCCGAACAAA
It contains:
- a CDS encoding transposase — encoded protein: MRLITTKELRTLSIATRHHHLINSRLAILRYADEYGFKGAARRFGLDRKTVRTWHRRWVASGPAGLVPRHPRTRRRRISEEAVRLIEHARRELHFGAMRTRFWLDRVHHIRVAAATIRRVCRDLGYPPIRRTGPRRPRQPLLFSKDHPGDCVQVDVKEVKVAGKKCFQYTALDDCTRYRVLRLYPRKYHGTSLEFLATIRQMLPFPIRKVQVDNGTEFPLAFALAVQEAGIRLRHIKPRRPEQNGKVERSHRIDEEEFWSRATFDEFTSATQALRAWEHQYNHDRFSMALQGLTPAEKLATCLSPLNPSSPPTPCTHTGAAA